A genomic segment from Canis aureus isolate CA01 chromosome 4, VMU_Caureus_v.1.0, whole genome shotgun sequence encodes:
- the THG1L gene encoding putative tRNA(His) guanylyltransferase isoform X3 has product MTKCAQTVMKELEDIVIAYGQSDEYSFVFKRKSNWFKRRASKFMTHVASQFASSFVFYWRDYFEDQPLLYPPGFDGRVIVYPSNQTLKDYLSWRQADCHINNLYNTVFWALVQQSGLTPAQAQERLQGTLAADKNEILFSEFNINYNNEPLMYRKGTVLIWQKVGEVTTKEVKLPEEMQGKKMAVTRTRTKPVPLYCDIIGDAFWKEHPEILDEDS; this is encoded by the exons ATGACCAAATGTGCCCAGACTGTAATGAAAGAACTGGAAGATATTGTGATTGCATATGGACAGAGTGATGAGTACAGCTTTGTGTTCAAGCGGAAAAGCAACTGGTTTAAAAGAAGAGCCAG TAAGTTCATGACTCATGTGGCATCCCAGTTCGCCTCCAGCTTTGTGTTTTATTGGCGAGATTACTTTGAGGACCAGCCCCTTCTGTATCCACCAGGCTTTGATGGAAGAGTCATAGTGTATCCTAGCAACCAGACCTTAAAGGACTACCTCAGTTGGCGGCAAGCAGATT GTCACATCAATAATCTGTACAATACAGTTTTCTGGGCCCTCGTACAACAGTCTGGACTAACACCAGCACAAGCCCAAGAGAGATTACAG GGAACTCTTGCAGCAGACAAGAATGAGATTTTGTTTTCCGAGTTCAACATCAACTATAACAATGAGCCGCTGATGTACAGGAAGGGGACCGTGTTGATATGGCAGAAG GTGGGTGAAGTCACAACAAAAGAAGTTAAACTGCCAGAAGAAATGCAAGGGAAAAAGATGGCAGTGACCCGGACCAGGACTAAGCCAGTGCCTTTATATTGCGATATAATCGGGGATGCTTTTTGGAAGGAACATCCAGAGATCCTAGATGAAGACAGCTGA
- the THG1L gene encoding putative tRNA(His) guanylyltransferase isoform X2 — MKFAEKHNFAKPNDSRALHLMTKCAQTVMKELEDIVIAYGQSDEYSFVFKRKSNWFKRRASKFMTHVASQFASSFVFYWRDYFEDQPLLYPPGFDGRVIVYPSNQTLKDYLSWRQADCHINNLYNTVFWALVQQSGLTPAQAQERLQGTLAADKNEILFSEFNINYNNEPLMYRKGTVLIWQKVGEVTTKEVKLPEEMQGKKMAVTRTRTKPVPLYCDIIGDAFWKEHPEILDEDS, encoded by the exons ATGAA GTTTGCTGAGAAGCACAACTTTGCAAAACCAAATGACAGCCGTGCTCTCCACCTAATGACCAAATGTGCCCAGACTGTAATGAAAGAACTGGAAGATATTGTGATTGCATATGGACAGAGTGATGAGTACAGCTTTGTGTTCAAGCGGAAAAGCAACTGGTTTAAAAGAAGAGCCAG TAAGTTCATGACTCATGTGGCATCCCAGTTCGCCTCCAGCTTTGTGTTTTATTGGCGAGATTACTTTGAGGACCAGCCCCTTCTGTATCCACCAGGCTTTGATGGAAGAGTCATAGTGTATCCTAGCAACCAGACCTTAAAGGACTACCTCAGTTGGCGGCAAGCAGATT GTCACATCAATAATCTGTACAATACAGTTTTCTGGGCCCTCGTACAACAGTCTGGACTAACACCAGCACAAGCCCAAGAGAGATTACAG GGAACTCTTGCAGCAGACAAGAATGAGATTTTGTTTTCCGAGTTCAACATCAACTATAACAATGAGCCGCTGATGTACAGGAAGGGGACCGTGTTGATATGGCAGAAG GTGGGTGAAGTCACAACAAAAGAAGTTAAACTGCCAGAAGAAATGCAAGGGAAAAAGATGGCAGTGACCCGGACCAGGACTAAGCCAGTGCCTTTATATTGCGATATAATCGGGGATGCTTTTTGGAAGGAACATCCAGAGATCCTAGATGAAGACAGCTGA
- the THG1L gene encoding putative tRNA(His) guanylyltransferase isoform X5 — protein sequence MWASRKAKARDCWAATSVTLRRCLKLGATMAKSKFEYVRNFEADDTCLAHCWVVVRLDGRNFHRFAEKHNFAKPNDSRALHLMTKCAQTVMKELEDIVIAYGQSDEYSFVFKRKSNWFKRRASKFMTHVASQFASSFVFYWRDYFEDQPLLYPPGFDGRVIVYPSNQTLKDYLSWRQADCHINNLYNTVFWALVQQSGLTPAQAQERLQGTLAADKNEILFSEFNINYNNEPLMYRKGTVLIWQKVGEVTTKEVKLPEEMQGKKMAVTRTRTKPVPLYCDIIGDAFWKEHPEILDEDS from the exons ATGTGGGCCTCTCGCAAAGCGAAAGCTCGTGACTGCTGGGCCGCCACTTCCGTCACGCTGAGACGGTGTTTGAAGTTGGGGGCGACCATGGCAAAGAGCAAGTTTGAGTATGTGCGGAACTTCGAGGCTGATGACACCTGCCTGGCCCACTGTTGGGTGGTGGTGCGGCTGGACGGCAGGAACTTCCACCG GTTTGCTGAGAAGCACAACTTTGCAAAACCAAATGACAGCCGTGCTCTCCACCTAATGACCAAATGTGCCCAGACTGTAATGAAAGAACTGGAAGATATTGTGATTGCATATGGACAGAGTGATGAGTACAGCTTTGTGTTCAAGCGGAAAAGCAACTGGTTTAAAAGAAGAGCCAG TAAGTTCATGACTCATGTGGCATCCCAGTTCGCCTCCAGCTTTGTGTTTTATTGGCGAGATTACTTTGAGGACCAGCCCCTTCTGTATCCACCAGGCTTTGATGGAAGAGTCATAGTGTATCCTAGCAACCAGACCTTAAAGGACTACCTCAGTTGGCGGCAAGCAGATT GTCACATCAATAATCTGTACAATACAGTTTTCTGGGCCCTCGTACAACAGTCTGGACTAACACCAGCACAAGCCCAAGAGAGATTACAG GGAACTCTTGCAGCAGACAAGAATGAGATTTTGTTTTCCGAGTTCAACATCAACTATAACAATGAGCCGCTGATGTACAGGAAGGGGACCGTGTTGATATGGCAGAAG GTGGGTGAAGTCACAACAAAAGAAGTTAAACTGCCAGAAGAAATGCAAGGGAAAAAGATGGCAGTGACCCGGACCAGGACTAAGCCAGTGCCTTTATATTGCGATATAATCGGGGATGCTTTTTGGAAGGAACATCCAGAGATCCTAGATGAAGACAGCTGA
- the THG1L gene encoding putative tRNA(His) guanylyltransferase isoform X4, with the protein MTHVASQFASSFVFYWRDYFEDQPLLYPPGFDGRVIVYPSNQTLKDYLSWRQADCHINNLYNTVFWALVQQSGLTPAQAQERLQGTLAADKNEILFSEFNINYNNEPLMYRKGTVLIWQKVGEVTTKEVKLPEEMQGKKMAVTRTRTKPVPLYCDIIGDAFWKEHPEILDEDS; encoded by the exons ATGACTCATGTGGCATCCCAGTTCGCCTCCAGCTTTGTGTTTTATTGGCGAGATTACTTTGAGGACCAGCCCCTTCTGTATCCACCAGGCTTTGATGGAAGAGTCATAGTGTATCCTAGCAACCAGACCTTAAAGGACTACCTCAGTTGGCGGCAAGCAGATT GTCACATCAATAATCTGTACAATACAGTTTTCTGGGCCCTCGTACAACAGTCTGGACTAACACCAGCACAAGCCCAAGAGAGATTACAG GGAACTCTTGCAGCAGACAAGAATGAGATTTTGTTTTCCGAGTTCAACATCAACTATAACAATGAGCCGCTGATGTACAGGAAGGGGACCGTGTTGATATGGCAGAAG GTGGGTGAAGTCACAACAAAAGAAGTTAAACTGCCAGAAGAAATGCAAGGGAAAAAGATGGCAGTGACCCGGACCAGGACTAAGCCAGTGCCTTTATATTGCGATATAATCGGGGATGCTTTTTGGAAGGAACATCCAGAGATCCTAGATGAAGACAGCTGA